In Salvia miltiorrhiza cultivar Shanhuang (shh) chromosome 4, IMPLAD_Smil_shh, whole genome shotgun sequence, the DNA window TTCTCGAATCGTGTTCGATAACTAAACGAATcacaaaaaatatttgtatttatatttgaatCATAAAATTTTGTATTTGATTTACATCTCTAGTTGACAACATTAGTCGAAAAGGGTGAATGACCAATGTACATAATTTCAATCCCTTATTTCCGAACTTATGAAAAAAGGTTACTAAAAGATAACTAGTACTATTAATTAACTGATCTGCCCCATAATTGATACTTTGTGGGTGTAATAAACAACTTGGCAATATGTACAAGTAGGCTCTCTTTGTACACCtagtagtaatatttttgagatataagtttgttttattttagattGAATTAATAAGATTTCAAGACAGTGCAGCTTGGCTAAAAAATGCTCATATCTTAATTATCGGTTTATATGATTTAAATAATGATGTTGATGTTGGAAAATTCTCGTACTTGcgaacataatttgttgtctgaatcatatctttttttttttctttctttttttttgagaatgtcTGAATCATATCTTTTCAAGGAACaaacttaaaaatataaaaacctTACATGCAAGAGAAAAGCCCACAATACCACACCAGTATACTTTATCGATTTTCTATACATTTTGACAGCAAAAGTCCCACTTCACTGgtcccactctctctctctctctctctctctctctctatctatctaTGCTCGCAACTTCAAAGCAGCCTAGATAACCACTGGCTATTTGCCAATGAATTTATTGCAGCTTTCTCAGCTTATTTGaatttttacttcaaatttTCAGTTCCAAGATCTAATTTTTATCTCAGTTACTTTGTTTGTTCTCTTCAAAGGAAGAGAGCTCCAAGTAGAGATCTACTGGATATGTTTCGCCTTCTGCTCTTCTTCATAGTCATCTTggtaacctctctctctctctctctctctctctctctctagtttCTTCTGTCCAAAACTTTTAGCGGATAAGCGAAAtatgttttcttttcttgtatTATTCCGACAATTTTTGAATGACTAAAATCATCACCTAAAATTGTTTTTCTCTTCATATTTTAAAGGTGGTGATTTTTGATGTTGTGGGTAAGTGTAACTGGCAATAGCAATTGTGTAACCCAGGCGAagaaataagatagcattgatTTCTTCCTTTTTGTATGTTAATAACATTTACCCTTTTGCGGTAAAAGGAAGTGTAAAGTGAGGAACTGAGGTTTCTTTTGTTAAAATGTTTATATTAGGAATTAGATTTATGGTGGAGTATGTAGTTGTACTAATTGGAAGAACGGTAAAATCAAGCTTTAGTAAAAATGCTTTAGCTTTTGGCtcgaaaaaagaaagaaaaaactttTGGTTTAATTATTGCAACTATGCTATTTATTGGAAGTGACTGCAAATTGCAAGAACATTACTTTCGGTTATAATAATGATGGCTACATGTTAGTGTTGATGCCTCTTTAATTGAGAAGTTGAAattatttctgttatttatgACATTCTTCAAGATTTCCATTTGAGATGTTTGCGGAGAGTATGTCATTTGAGAAGTTGAAATTATTGAATTTCGTTGTCAAGAAACTTGTGTCTGAGAGTAGCTTAGTTATGTCAGATATGGCTAATTTCTATTTTCTAGTTTGGTGGCACTTTCATTCCCTTTGCTCACCTAAGATCGGTTATGACTGGCTTCCGGTTAGTAACATGTCGTAAATTCATACTCATGATTGTGAATACACCATGTATTCATAGTTCAATAACTGCCCTTCCATCCTTTGCTAAAACTAGTAATTATTGTTTTAGGCTCATAATAATCCATTAAACTAGTAATCGGGATAGTGTTCTTCATCATGCAGACTCTCATGTAATGCCAGTTAAAAGAACTTTTGATTAATTGTTTTCATTTagatgattgataagatgcgtgcttgagtatttttatcatcAAGAGTAGGATTTCTCTAATCCCACCATTTcaatgagatatgaatcaagAAAAACtatctcaaagtttcaatccatcaaagtaaacaagagaTTAACCTTACTTTATCTATCAAGATTCAAGACTAATCCTCctaagtaaacgcccccttagtGTTTCCTTAAATGATAGATGAATGAATCATGAGCTCGCATTATTTGTTGGATTGGAATCTGAGGCTTCTGTATTCTAACGCCTGATAAAATGCCCCAAGATGCTTGAACTGGAGgttgtttttgaatttttttacttttagttgCAAAATCTAAACGTTTAATTGATGATGAATTTCAGAATCTGATAGTTGCTAGTGTAATTACTGTCTCAGCTGTTAGGGCTCGGGTTGAATGGTGCAAATAATCAAAGGATTTTGACTTCAGAATCTGCTGCTGATAGAGGTAGCTTGAAATTTCCTTTGCTTTTCTCTGTGCTAGTGCTACATTTTGTGTTCTTCGTAAGGATTTCTCCAGTAAGCCTTCTTTAGGGAACTCCATCTGTTAAAATCCATGGACTAGTTCAGATACTGATAACCCCGTGTCATCCAACTTGAACAAAGTGATTGCTTTTAGTGATCACCCCAAGGCAAGTACTTGCCCTTGTGTCAAGATCATCCGGCCCAAACGCGACCGACAGGCTATGTTTGTGATACTAGTTTATGACATTGTTTAATTCATGGCCTGCTTTATCTgtaggaaaaagaaaagcattgTTATAATTCCATTTTCTTTGCTATGGAAGGTGCAAGATTAACAATGTCTGTCTAAAAGCTTCGTGTAGTTTGTTCAGTTCGACTCTAATTCACTTAGTAACTTGGGCAAATCTATACGACAAGGATAGAATTCCGGTGTAAGCAAGCACTATCTCACTGCCCAGTTATACTGAACTAGAAAGGTTGATATTGTTATatgtttgttttcttttaataaattttaatgcCACCACCACCATTACATGCAACTGTGTATAAACACGTTGGACCACCACAGAAGCAAGACCATACTGCCCTTTTGTTGTCTATCAGTTGTCCTAATAATTCTGCGATGTCGAAAATTCAAGCTGGAGGGACTTACAGGACTTACAATTTTTGTTTCTAGGATCTTGGAGTCCATGCATATTCTTACAACTAACTCTTAACTCATGATTATTTCAGATGCTGGGGATGTATCGTCTAGCACAGTCAAAATGAGTACCGTGAGTCATGCCGTTGCAGGTATTTCACACTTGTCATATGTGCATCTTTTATGAATCTAGATCTGCTTCTTTTATGTTCTGTTGCTGCTTACGGTGTTGTAAATCTTTCAAGTCTGCAGCTATTATGTTGGATATTTAAGTAATTAGAAAATACAAAAGATTTGTAAAAGGTCATTTGATTGTTGCATTTGCATTTTGTATTGCCACGCGTACTCTCAATGGCCATTGGCTTTCACACAAGATTTTGGGAGAAAATCGAAAAATGTATTGAAGCTCCATAACACAGTTTAGTTAGTATGTTGATGTCTGTTATTGTTGGTCAGTGGGAGGGATTGGCGCGAACTGGGGCTCACAATCATCTCACCGGTTGAGACCGGAGATAGTAGTGAGGATGCTAAGGGAGAATGGGATTCAGAAGGTAAAGCTCTTCGATGCTGATTATGATACACTACGAGCTTTAGGCAGGTCCGGTATTCAGGTTATGGTTGGCATTCCGAATGACATGCTTTCCGATTTAGCCAGTAGTTCGAAGGCTGCTGATAAATGGGTATCGGAGAATGTCACCCATCATATCACCGCCAACAATGTCATGATCAGGTCAGTCTTTCTCTATTGAACGGATTTGCGTGATGTTATTTTACGAGGTTGATTTTGAACTGATGACGTGAATGGTGATGGTGATAGGTATGTGGCTGTTGGAAACGAACCTTTCTTGCAGACGTACAATGGTAGCTTTCTCAGAACGATGTACCCGGCTCTCAAAAACATCCAAGACGCCCTCACGAAGGCCAAGCTTCACGACCAAGTGAAGATCACTTGTCCAAACAATGCTGATGTCTACTCGACCGAGAGTGGCTTGCCATCGGGAGGGGATTTCCGAGCTGATATCCATGATTACATGATGCCGATTGTGAAGCTGCTGAACGACAACGGAGCCCCATTTACAGTCAACATATACCCATTCATAAGCCTCTACACAGAACCCACCTTCCCCGCTGAATACGCCTTCTTCGATGGGGATGCAACGCCACTCAACGACGGTGGGATGACCTACAACAACATGTTTGATGCCAACCACGATACTCTCGTGTGGGCATTACAGAAGAACGGGTTTCCCAACATGCCTATCATACTTGGCGAGATCGGCTGGCCCACAGACGGCGATAGGAATGCCAACCTACAGTACGCGCAGCGATTCAACCAAGGCTTCATGACTCGTATGTCTGCCGGGAAAGGAACCCCGATGAGGTCCGGTCCAATCGATGCTTACCTTTTCAGCTTGATCGACGAGGACGTGAAGAGCATCCAACCAGGAAACTTTGAGCGCCACTGGGGGATCTTCAGGTACGACGGGCAACCCAAATACCCTCTCAACCTTGGCACCATAAACTCGAATT includes these proteins:
- the LOC131021781 gene encoding glucan endo-1,3-beta-glucosidase 6-like codes for the protein MFRLLLFFIVILLLGLGLNGANNQRILTSESAADRDAGDVSSSTVKMSTVSHAVAVGGIGANWGSQSSHRLRPEIVVRMLRENGIQKVKLFDADYDTLRALGRSGIQVMVGIPNDMLSDLASSSKAADKWVSENVTHHITANNVMIRYVAVGNEPFLQTYNGSFLRTMYPALKNIQDALTKAKLHDQVKITCPNNADVYSTESGLPSGGDFRADIHDYMMPIVKLLNDNGAPFTVNIYPFISLYTEPTFPAEYAFFDGDATPLNDGGMTYNNMFDANHDTLVWALQKNGFPNMPIILGEIGWPTDGDRNANLQYAQRFNQGFMTRMSAGKGTPMRSGPIDAYLFSLIDEDVKSIQPGNFERHWGIFRYDGQPKYPLNLGTINSNSLIPARNVSYLEPKWCIMKPNARLDDPKVAESVSYACSLGDCTCLGYQTSCGGLDVRENISFAFNSYYQINNQAAEACNFNGLGTVTRADPSIGNCRFNIMIEQYYAAAATLEGSFIRTFLAVTLIFLNGL